A single Elusimicrobiota bacterium DNA region contains:
- a CDS encoding four helix bundle protein has translation MGKIRSYKELEVWKKGIVLTRDVYALSGVFPQEERFGLVNQMRRAAASVPANIAEGWTRSGTKEFLHFLNIASGSLAELDTFMEIAGNLGYTEKSDRGEAVKSTITEIQKMTCAMMRSLTARLSVADYARGPRQARVTTLSSDVKL, from the coding sequence ATGGGGAAGATACGGAGTTATAAGGAACTTGAGGTTTGGAAAAAAGGTATTGTTCTTACCAGAGATGTTTATGCACTAAGCGGTGTTTTTCCCCAAGAGGAAAGGTTTGGGCTGGTGAACCAGATGCGCAGGGCGGCGGCTTCCGTGCCGGCCAATATAGCGGAGGGCTGGACGCGAAGCGGCACCAAAGAGTTCCTGCACTTCCTTAATATTGCCAGCGGTTCGCTGGCGGAGCTGGATACTTTTATGGAAATCGCCGGGAATTTGGGGTACACTGAAAAGTCTGACAGGGGTGAAGCTGTGAAAAGCACGATAACGGAAATCCAAAAAATGACATGCGCAATGATGAGGTCTCTCACCGCTCGCCTCTCAGTCGCGGACTACGCCAGAGGCCCGCGACAGGCCAGAGTCACTACGCTATCCTCTGACGTGAAACTATGA
- a CDS encoding tyrosine recombinase — translation MLELAKIFYRHLSVERGLSKNTCLAYAGDLDAFLLHCEKRKTDPAAAEAPFIEEYFWSLKSGKGLKASSIFRKTEALRAFYRFLLLEGKAKKDPTKNFRAPRLAQKVPRFLDRRDMEKLLSRPAGNNFARLRTAAAVDLLYSTGIRITELLTLRLESVNFQSGWLRVFGKGSKERIVPVNQAALGTLKNYLEARELKFGAKGSDAELFLNKSGRHLSRVQIWKDILNLGKEAEVSIKSHPHLFRHTFASHLVQAGADLRSVQEMLGHSSLNTTQIYTHIDKGDLKNAHNKYHPDK, via the coding sequence ATGCTCGAACTGGCTAAAATATTCTACAGACACCTCTCGGTGGAGCGGGGGCTTTCAAAGAACACCTGCCTGGCTTACGCGGGCGATCTGGACGCTTTTCTGCTCCACTGCGAAAAACGCAAAACCGACCCGGCGGCGGCCGAGGCGCCTTTCATAGAGGAATATTTTTGGTCCCTTAAAAGCGGAAAGGGGCTTAAGGCCTCTTCCATATTCCGCAAAACGGAGGCTCTGCGCGCTTTTTACAGGTTCCTGCTGCTTGAGGGCAAGGCGAAAAAAGACCCTACTAAAAACTTCCGCGCGCCCAGGCTGGCGCAAAAGGTGCCCAGGTTTTTGGACCGCCGCGACATGGAGAAACTGCTGTCCAGGCCCGCCGGAAACAACTTCGCGCGCCTGCGCACGGCGGCCGCCGTGGATCTGCTTTACTCCACCGGCATACGGATAACGGAACTGCTTACGCTAAGGCTTGAGTCCGTTAACTTCCAAAGCGGGTGGCTGAGGGTGTTCGGCAAGGGGTCAAAAGAGCGCATAGTGCCCGTAAACCAGGCCGCGCTTGGAACTCTTAAAAATTATCTTGAGGCCCGGGAACTCAAGTTCGGCGCAAAGGGCTCCGACGCGGAGCTTTTTCTTAACAAAAGCGGCCGTCATCTGAGCCGCGTGCAGATATGGAAGGATATTTTAAACCTCGGTAAAGAGGCGGAGGTAAGTATTAAATCCCATCCGCACCTTTTCAGGCATACCTTCGCGAGCCATCTGGTGCAGGCGGGGGCGGATCTGCGTTCCGTTCAGGAGATGCTGGGTCACTCAAGCCTTAACACCACGCAGATTTACACGCACATAGACAAAGGCGACCTGAAGAACGCGCACAATAAATATCACCCGGATAAGTAG
- the recA gene encoding recombinase RecA translates to MSKEDKTRALDVALAQIEKSFGKEAIMKLGDRASRMKIETIPTGALSLDLALGVGGLPRGRVMEIYGPESSGKTTLMLHVIAEAQKKGGLAAFIDAEHALDPLYAKKIGVDIDNLLISQPDSGEQALEITEKLVRSGAIDIIVIDSVAALVPKAEIEGEMGDAHVGLQARLMSQALRKLTSIVSSTKTSVIFINQLRHKIGVMFGSPETTPGGLALKFYASIRMDIRKIETIKQGDVVTGARIRVKVVKNKVAPPYRNAEFEMVNGFGISTEGCLIDMGVETGLLEKSGTWFIYKTERIGQGRENAKLYFKEHKDKAAELEAELRGKFLLPGAKPADEPPAEKPEEKPAEKKEKVKK, encoded by the coding sequence ATGTCAAAAGAAGATAAAACAAGGGCGCTTGATGTGGCGCTGGCGCAGATAGAGAAAAGTTTCGGCAAAGAGGCCATTATGAAACTGGGTGACAGGGCCTCAAGGATGAAGATAGAAACCATTCCCACTGGCGCTTTGTCGCTTGACCTGGCCCTTGGAGTGGGCGGCCTGCCGCGCGGCCGCGTGATGGAAATTTACGGCCCGGAATCTTCGGGCAAGACCACGCTGATGCTGCATGTTATAGCCGAGGCGCAGAAAAAGGGGGGGCTCGCCGCTTTTATAGACGCCGAGCACGCGCTTGACCCGCTTTACGCCAAAAAAATAGGCGTGGACATTGATAACCTGCTCATCTCGCAGCCCGATTCGGGCGAGCAGGCGCTTGAGATAACCGAAAAGCTGGTGCGCTCGGGCGCTATTGACATTATCGTTATAGATTCGGTGGCCGCTTTGGTTCCCAAGGCTGAAATAGAGGGTGAAATGGGCGACGCCCACGTGGGTTTGCAGGCCCGCCTGATGAGCCAGGCGCTAAGAAAACTCACTTCCATAGTGTCCTCCACCAAAACCTCGGTTATTTTCATAAACCAGCTCCGCCATAAGATAGGCGTTATGTTCGGCAGCCCTGAAACCACTCCGGGGGGGCTTGCGCTGAAGTTCTACGCATCCATACGCATGGACATAAGAAAGATAGAAACCATAAAGCAGGGAGATGTGGTAACCGGCGCGCGCATACGCGTGAAGGTGGTAAAGAACAAAGTGGCTCCCCCTTACCGCAATGCCGAATTCGAAATGGTGAACGGCTTCGGCATTTCCACCGAGGGCTGCCTTATCGACATGGGCGTTGAGACCGGCCTGCTTGAAAAAAGCGGGACCTGGTTCATTTACAAGACCGAGCGCATAGGTCAGGGCCGCGAAAACGCCAAGCTGTACTTTAAAGAACACAAGGATAAAGCCGCCGAATTAGAGGCTGAACTGAGGGGCAAGTTCCTTCTGCCCGGCGCTAAACCCGCGGATGAGCCGCCCGCGGAGAAACCGGAGGAAAAACCAGCGGAGAAAAAAGAGAAGGTAAAAAAGTAA